One window from the genome of Deinococcus planocerae encodes:
- a CDS encoding type IV secretory system conjugative DNA transfer family protein produces the protein MRARRFSLALLAWAAALALLASLGWLGALGWQHLVLAAQALAARGWPASIGVAAEPGIFVPRCLIDPACGPVLLEVWERSLPRWALSLPFLPLLVWVLAGVTERFGGTYQDPGQGRWATPRDLAASLRGDRRSPRVGYLGLVGGRVLRLPESSRCAHTLIVGGTGAGKTTRYLNPNLLLDARDGVSAVVFDLKYPDARSGFLESINCFRAWGRTVYPFTPFDPDSARLPLLEGVSSVQDAFEIAETFRPSGGPGDGAVFYRNNERQLLAGLILAVSLDGQPTMRRVYELLSLGADPLRAYVNARPPVREVLAALLGLKTDVLAGICTGLAGDLQLFLHPNLDRATSAGPGLRLDLRRLCREPGFLYIGVPQEEVQGGRGQVLLRLFKRRLDQAILEVAGEHGGRLPVHLSVYLDEFPSFGPLPNIGENLATMRSRRVAYHIAVQSRAQGEAVYGRDEFRGMVNNNFAQMVIFPRSLRLEDAQFFSEHLGEVTVREESHGVNREPGLLGIMSRSRTSRTFKEVARPLLSAEAMRTFPDGSAVVELVGSPPAVVRMPRLDERDSPLRAVFLKIRSTYEVPDLRRRGGVPVPDAPLPGAAAPVTSAPLTSAAVAPAPSDPPPGPARNPLAEDFRAWVGRLIHDGVPLTLDLDDAARPLRLTLRAGDLRTPPPDLNAWTEKGWVQAGAGTLDVTRLGLSRVERLWRALAEHHGHGRVLRWAADHAARLDGHPRRTQPAPTPLGRWGDGAVLLPLDVALDLLDGGGLEWREEELAGRPVPLVEVRWRAATPQTPAV, from the coding sequence ATGCGCGCGCGCCGCTTCTCCCTGGCCCTGCTCGCCTGGGCCGCAGCCCTCGCGCTGCTCGCCAGCCTGGGCTGGCTGGGCGCGCTGGGCTGGCAGCACCTCGTGCTCGCCGCCCAGGCGCTGGCGGCCCGGGGCTGGCCCGCGTCCATCGGCGTGGCAGCGGAGCCGGGCATCTTCGTGCCGCGCTGCCTGATCGACCCTGCCTGTGGCCCGGTGCTGCTGGAGGTCTGGGAGCGGTCCCTGCCCCGCTGGGCGCTCTCCCTGCCGTTCCTGCCGCTGCTGGTGTGGGTGCTGGCGGGCGTCACCGAGCGGTTCGGCGGCACCTATCAGGACCCCGGTCAGGGCCGCTGGGCCACGCCCAGGGACCTCGCCGCGTCCCTGAGAGGGGACCGCCGGTCGCCGCGGGTCGGCTACCTGGGGCTGGTGGGCGGGCGGGTCCTGAGGCTGCCCGAGAGCTCCAGGTGCGCGCACACCCTGATCGTGGGCGGCACCGGGGCGGGCAAGACCACCCGGTACCTGAACCCGAACCTGCTGCTCGACGCCCGCGACGGCGTGAGCGCGGTGGTCTTCGACCTGAAGTACCCCGACGCGCGCAGCGGCTTTCTGGAGAGCATCAACTGTTTCCGGGCCTGGGGGCGCACGGTGTACCCGTTCACGCCCTTCGACCCGGACAGCGCCCGGCTGCCCCTGCTGGAGGGCGTGAGCAGCGTTCAGGACGCCTTCGAGATCGCCGAGACGTTCCGGCCCAGCGGCGGGCCGGGGGACGGTGCGGTGTTCTACCGCAACAACGAGCGCCAACTGCTCGCCGGGCTGATCCTGGCCGTGAGCCTGGACGGCCAGCCCACCATGCGCCGGGTCTACGAACTGCTCAGCCTGGGGGCCGACCCGCTGCGCGCCTACGTGAACGCCCGGCCCCCCGTGCGCGAGGTGCTCGCGGCGCTGCTGGGGCTCAAGACCGACGTGCTGGCGGGCATCTGCACGGGCCTGGCGGGCGACTTGCAACTGTTCTTGCACCCGAATCTCGACCGCGCCACCAGCGCGGGGCCGGGCCTGCGGCTGGACCTGCGCCGCCTGTGCCGCGAGCCGGGCTTCCTGTACATCGGCGTGCCGCAGGAAGAGGTGCAGGGGGGCCGGGGGCAGGTGCTGCTGCGGCTGTTCAAGCGGCGGCTGGACCAGGCCATCCTGGAGGTGGCGGGGGAGCACGGCGGACGGTTGCCGGTGCATCTGTCGGTGTACCTCGACGAGTTTCCGTCGTTCGGGCCGTTGCCCAACATCGGCGAGAACCTGGCGACGATGCGCTCGCGCCGGGTGGCCTACCACATCGCCGTGCAGAGCCGGGCCCAGGGCGAGGCGGTGTATGGCCGGGACGAGTTCCGGGGGATGGTCAACAACAACTTCGCGCAGATGGTGATCTTTCCGCGCTCCCTGAGGCTCGAAGACGCGCAGTTCTTCTCCGAGCATCTGGGCGAGGTGACCGTGCGCGAGGAGAGCCACGGCGTCAACCGCGAACCCGGCCTCCTGGGCATCATGAGTCGCAGCCGCACGAGCCGCACCTTCAAGGAGGTGGCCCGTCCGCTCCTGTCCGCCGAGGCGATGCGCACCTTTCCGGACGGCTCGGCGGTCGTCGAACTCGTCGGCTCGCCGCCCGCCGTCGTGCGGATGCCGCGCCTGGACGAACGGGACAGCCCCCTGCGCGCGGTCTTTCTCAAGATCCGGTCCACCTACGAGGTCCCGGACCTGCGGCGGCGGGGCGGAGTCCCGGTCCCAGACGCCCCGCTTCCTGGGGCCGCGGCCCCCGTGACCTCTGCTCCTCTCACTTCAGCCGCCGTTGCCCCGGCTCCGTCTGACCCTCCGCCCGGCCCGGCGCGCAATCCGCTCGCCGAGGATTTCCGGGCCTGGGTGGGCCGTCTGATCCACGACGGCGTGCCGCTCACGCTCGATCTGGACGACGCGGCGCGGCCACTGCGGCTGACCCTGCGGGCAGGCGACCTCCGCACCCCACCGCCCGACCTGAACGCCTGGACCGAGAAGGGCTGGGTGCAGGCCGGTGCCGGGACCCTGGACGTGACCCGGCTGGGCCTGAGCCGGGTCGAACGGCTCTGGCGGGCGCTCGCCGAGCATCACGGACATGGCCGGGTCCTGCGCTGGGCCGCCGATCACGCCGCCCGGCTCGACGGTCATCCGCGGCGCACCCAGCCCGCGCCGACCCCGCTGGGGCGCTGGGGGGACGGCGCGGTGCTGTTGCCGCTCGACGTCGCCCTGGACCTGCTGGACGGCGGCGGCCTGGAATGGCGCGAGGAGGAGCTGGCCGGGCGCCCGGTGCCGCTGGTGGAAGTGCGCTGGCGCGCGGCCACGCCGCAGACCCCCGCGGTCTGA